TGTTGAAGCTGGAGAATTAGACGACGATCGATCGACGCATGGAAGTCCATCACGTTATCAGAGAGTGCAACGTGAGGGTTTGACCAGTCGAGAGTGCACACACACTGACAGTGACAAATCAAAAGCGAGGAAGCGAATTTCTTCTCCTGCATGCTTTCAGACGATGGACAGATCAGATAGATCATCGGATGGCCTGGTTCGATGAGACACAACTCCAGCTACCTgctggaagaaaaaaaaagccaTGGGTTGTGTTAAGTTGTAGTAGCTTCGCTTCAATTCCTGTCCTGTCTTCCCATATATAGTCCTCCCTGTTGTTCCTCCCTCTCCAAACTCCATTGCTCTCTCTGATCTTTTGGCATTGGCAGCATCCATTATCCAATCGTGCGTGTGCGTTAGGTGATGGCGGCAGTCCAGCCGTCCATGGAGACGACGCAGCaagggccgccgccggcggccaaCTATTCTCCGGCCAGGGTACGCCGTCCCCGTCGCCGATTCACCATGCATGAACCTAGctagctctagctctagctctagctctcTGCTGTGAAGACGACTCGAGCTTtgcttgtgtgtgtgtgtgacctGTATATGTAGTGCGATGAATTAATCAGATCGACTCCGTATGCAGGATGGCGGCAGGAGCGCCGAGGAGAAGGCGGCGGAGATCGACAACTGGCTCCCCATCAACGCGTCGAGGAACGCCAAGTGGTGGTACTCTGCGTTCCATAACGTCACCGCCATGGTCGGCGCCGGCGTGCTCGGCCTTCCCTACGCCATGTCCGAGCTCGGCTGGTATGCATATGTATATTTGTCAATTACAGTATCTATCTAGCTAGCTAGTATATTTCCCCActcaatttttatttttgcaattTTCGCTCATCAGTGATTCAAGCAATTAGAAGTTTGACTGAgtttatatgaaataataatagcatTATGATATacaaaataagtatcattaatTTAATTGTAAACTTAGTTGGgaacataaatattaatactgTTTAATATAAACTTAAGTTAAGCTAGTTTGATTTTATTCTTGACAGACAAAGTACGGTGTTGCATAATTAATGTTTGTCATGGCTCCTATCGAAATATATGACTTTTGGTTCCACACTGGGATCCCCTATGTGTTGACTAGTCAAAAGATTCTAGATTTTATTAAGAAATTCGACTGAAATTTTATATTCGAGAGGTAAAAGGAGGAAACTATGGCTCATTTGGCGTGGTTCCCTCAAAATTTTTTACTTTATGAATAGCTCTATCGAAATAGAGCTTGAGCCATTTTAGAAAACCGTTTGGCAATATAGCTCCATATATTTCTGGCCTCACCGAAATGACGGACAAAATTCGCCCACTAGAACAAAGTGAAGCTGAGTGAATCCACTATTTTTGATTCCATACCATCACAAAcctttgtgagagcatgatttaAGAGGCTTCCTGAGTAAACTTGTTTTATTTTATCCTGTTTGGTATAAAAATAGCTCGTGAAATCGGTAGAGAAGCTGTTCTAAACGGACCGATTAGGATTAATTTCCCCTTCTATGCACAAGAGAAAGGGACGATTTGTGGACATTTGGGCTTTGGCTGGTTAGATTGAAATTCCAAATTGggctgagtttttttttttttttttgctatgcATGAAGTCATTTTTGGCCTCACCGAAATGACGGACAAAATTCGCTGACTTTCGGCCCATTCTGTTCGAATCCCACGACCTATATACTCGCTGAAGCTGAACATATCAGTCATCCGTGTGACACTTGTCATGGATGAACATTAACCAACCCTACATACATATAATTTTGTTATATATTCCTGTCAATTGCAGGGGCGCTGGCGTCACGATTATGATCTTGTCATGGATCATCACGCTGTACACGCTGTGGCAGATGGTGGAGATGCACGAGATGGTCCCTGGCAAGCGCTTCGACCGGTACCACGAGCTCGGGCAGCACGCGTTCGGCGAGCGGCTGGGCCTGTGGATCGTCGTGCCGCAGCAGCTCGTCGTCGAGGTCGGCGTCAACATCGTCTACATGGTCACCGGCGGCACGTCGCTGAAGAAGTTCCACGACACCGTCTGCGAGAGCTGCAAGCAACTCAAGCTCACCTACTTCATCATGATCTTCGCCTCCGTCCACTTCGTCCTCTCCCAGCTCCCCAACTTCAACTCCATCTCCGGCGtgtccctcgccgccgccgtcatgtCGCTCAGCTACTCCACCATCGCGTGGGGCGCGTCGGTGGACAAGGGGAAAGCGGCGAACGTCGACTACGGGATGCGCGCGACGACGACGCCTGGGAAGGTGTTCGGTTTCTTGGGAGCGCTAGGCACCGTGGCGTTCGCCTACGCCGGGCACAACGTGGTGCTGGAGATCCAGGCCACCATCCCGTCGACGCCGGAGAAGCCGTCCAAGAAGCCCATGTGGAAGGGCGTCGTCGTCGCCTACATCGTCGTCGCGCTGTGCTACTTCCCTGTGTCATTCGTCGGTTACTGGGCCTTTGGCAATACTGTTGACAGCGACATCCTCATCACGCTCTCCAGGCCTAAGTGGCTCATTGCCCTCGCCAACATGATGGTCGTCATCCATGTCATTGGCAGCTACCAGGTAGTACATATTattgtacatatatacatatatgtctTCCAACTTCTTCCAAGTCAAGCATGTATAGATGTATACATACATGGAAGATGCTGAACTGAATGATGGATATATGGCTGCACAGATTTATGCGATGCCGGTGTTCGACATGATGGAGACGGTGCTGGTGAAGAAGCTGCGGTTCCCTCCTGGCCTGATGCTCCGTCTGATTGCCCGTACTGTTTATGTTGGTAATGCCTTTGTCTGAACACAACCTTTTCAGTCTAAACTCTTAAAGCCAGCTGTGCTAACCAGATGAGCTTCTCACAGTCTCATCCTCAAGAAATAAGACTGACAAGATGTCACATGTGTGCAGCGTTCACAATGTTCATAGCCATCACCTTCCCCTTTTTTGATGGATTGCTAAGTTTCTTTGGTGGATTCGCGTTCGCACCGACAACTTATTTCGTAAGTTCCAGTCGATGACTATCCAATTGTTTTGGGTTTCAGAAT
This window of the Sorghum bicolor cultivar BTx623 chromosome 7, Sorghum_bicolor_NCBIv3, whole genome shotgun sequence genome carries:
- the LOC8066130 gene encoding lysine histidine transporter 2; protein product: MAAVQPSMETTQQGPPPAANYSPARDGGRSAEEKAAEIDNWLPINASRNAKWWYSAFHNVTAMVGAGVLGLPYAMSELGWGAGVTIMILSWIITLYTLWQMVEMHEMVPGKRFDRYHELGQHAFGERLGLWIVVPQQLVVEVGVNIVYMVTGGTSLKKFHDTVCESCKQLKLTYFIMIFASVHFVLSQLPNFNSISGVSLAAAVMSLSYSTIAWGASVDKGKAANVDYGMRATTTPGKVFGFLGALGTVAFAYAGHNVVLEIQATIPSTPEKPSKKPMWKGVVVAYIVVALCYFPVSFVGYWAFGNTVDSDILITLSRPKWLIALANMMVVIHVIGSYQIYAMPVFDMMETVLVKKLRFPPGLMLRLIARTVYVAFTMFIAITFPFFDGLLSFFGGFAFAPTTYFLPCIMWLAIYKPKRFSLSWFTNWICIILGVLLMVLAPIGGLRNIIISAKTYHFYQ